The proteins below come from a single Desulfomicrobium escambiense DSM 10707 genomic window:
- a CDS encoding intermembrane transport protein PqiB, with protein MTDSESPAELASPAQIRKSRSLSLVWIVPLVALVVGGWLVFKALSEKGPVITIMFSSAEGLEAGKTKIKYKDVVIGQVETIRLGDDLKRVVVTAELAKGYDRYLNDRTRFWVERAQIRGGTASGLTTLFSGAYIGVDPALEGQPTVSFVGLEVQPVVTTGLPGKHFWLKARKLGSLKVGVPVYYRQIQVGQVVSFGFAPDGRTVDVQVFIEAPHDAKVTQNTRFWNSSGLDVSLSAQGLKIDTESLITIISGGLAFDVPDGMEPGGEAAEHATFQLYPTRESIQEKTYTLRRTWLVYFDQSVRGLSIGAPVEIYGIKIGEVSGIDLIYDEKRRELRVPVLLSVEPERIQNVLKAIPEQEAGESNPLLRWFVEDRNLRAQLKTGNLLTGQLLVDLGFYPDEPKAVLAHENGLPVIPSMGGSIEQIQESIARITRSLEKVPFEKIGRDFDLLLKDATTTVRDAGVFARRLNGETAPALQASLGALQTTLQEVQGTIGKDSPLNYNLKKSLEELSLTLRSLRELTTAIESRPQSLLFGKGEKEDEK; from the coding sequence ATGACTGATAGCGAAAGCCCCGCGGAGCTCGCGTCTCCCGCCCAAATCCGGAAAAGCCGCAGCCTCTCGCTGGTCTGGATCGTGCCGCTGGTGGCCCTCGTCGTCGGCGGGTGGCTCGTCTTCAAGGCGCTGAGCGAGAAGGGCCCCGTCATCACCATCATGTTCTCGTCGGCCGAAGGGCTCGAGGCCGGCAAGACCAAGATCAAGTACAAGGACGTGGTCATCGGCCAGGTCGAGACCATCCGCCTGGGCGACGACCTGAAGCGGGTCGTGGTCACGGCCGAACTGGCCAAGGGGTACGACCGGTACCTGAACGACAGGACACGCTTCTGGGTGGAGCGCGCCCAGATCCGCGGCGGCACGGCCTCGGGCCTGACCACACTGTTTTCAGGCGCGTACATCGGCGTCGATCCGGCCCTCGAAGGGCAGCCAACCGTGAGCTTCGTCGGCCTCGAAGTGCAGCCCGTCGTGACCACGGGCCTGCCCGGCAAGCATTTCTGGCTCAAAGCCAGGAAACTCGGCTCCCTCAAGGTCGGCGTCCCGGTCTACTACCGCCAGATTCAGGTCGGCCAGGTCGTCAGCTTCGGCTTCGCCCCCGACGGCCGGACCGTCGACGTCCAGGTCTTCATCGAAGCCCCCCACGACGCCAAGGTCACCCAGAACACGCGCTTCTGGAACTCGAGCGGCCTGGACGTGTCCCTTTCGGCCCAGGGGCTGAAGATCGATACGGAGTCCCTCATCACCATCATCTCCGGAGGCCTGGCCTTCGATGTGCCCGACGGCATGGAGCCTGGCGGGGAAGCGGCGGAACACGCGACGTTTCAGCTCTATCCCACCCGCGAGAGCATCCAGGAGAAAACCTACACCCTGCGCAGGACCTGGCTGGTCTATTTCGACCAGTCGGTGCGGGGCCTGAGCATCGGCGCCCCGGTGGAGATCTACGGCATCAAGATCGGCGAGGTGTCCGGTATCGACCTGATCTACGACGAGAAGCGCAGGGAACTGCGCGTGCCCGTCCTGCTTTCCGTGGAGCCGGAGCGGATCCAGAACGTGCTGAAGGCCATTCCCGAACAGGAGGCAGGGGAGAGCAATCCCCTGCTCAGATGGTTCGTGGAGGACCGCAATCTGCGGGCCCAGCTCAAGACGGGCAACCTCCTCACGGGGCAGCTCCTGGTCGATCTCGGGTTCTATCCCGACGAGCCCAAGGCCGTCCTGGCCCATGAGAACGGACTCCCGGTCATCCCCAGCATGGGCGGCTCCATCGAGCAGATTCAGGAGAGCATCGCCAGGATCACGCGCAGCCTGGAGAAGGTGCCCTTTGAAAAGATCGGACGGGATTTCGATCTGCTGCTCAAGGATGCGACAACGACCGTCAGGGACGCCGGGGTGTTCGCGCGGCGCCTGAACGGGGAGACCGCCCCGGCGCTGCAGGCCAGTCTCGGGGCCCTGCAGACGACGTTGCAGGAGGTGCAGGGCACCATCGGCAAGGACTCGCCCCTGAACTACAACCTGAAGAAGTCTCTCGAAGAGCTGTCCCTGACCCTGCGCTCCCTGCGCGAACTGACCACCGCCATCGAGAGCCGGCCGCAGTCGCTCCTGTTCGGCAAAGGAGAGAAGGAAGATGAAAAGTAG
- a CDS encoding PqiC family protein yields the protein MKSRLTRAALLGLACAMLLAGCAGKAPTTSYYSLHVPQASAPAPAGDAVSLSVGPVTLPDVLKQTRIATGGENGRYRLSEYHRWAGEVDRDMARAVAERLSMILGTENVSLFPWDQQARPRFRVLVDVVAMGGSLGREATLSARWTLLDAERQGEPLVRRTDTAQPLPDADHATWVAAQQRNVERLADDIAAAIAAARD from the coding sequence ATGAAAAGTAGACTCACCCGCGCGGCGCTCCTGGGCCTGGCCTGCGCCATGCTGCTGGCCGGTTGCGCCGGGAAGGCGCCGACCACGTCCTACTACAGCCTGCACGTTCCGCAGGCTTCCGCCCCGGCCCCGGCCGGGGACGCGGTGTCCTTGAGCGTCGGCCCCGTGACCCTGCCCGACGTCCTCAAGCAGACGCGCATCGCCACGGGCGGGGAGAACGGGCGGTACCGCCTGTCAGAATACCACCGCTGGGCCGGCGAGGTGGACCGGGACATGGCGCGGGCTGTGGCCGAGCGGCTTTCGATGATTCTCGGGACCGAGAACGTGTCCCTCTTCCCTTGGGACCAACAGGCCCGGCCACGCTTCCGCGTCCTCGTCGACGTGGTGGCCATGGGCGGCAGCCTCGGCCGCGAGGCGACGCTGTCCGCCCGCTGGACCCTGCTGGACGCGGAAAGGCAGGGCGAACCCCTGGTGCGGCGCACGGATACGGCCCAGCCCCTGCCGGACGCCGATCACGCCACCTGGGTCGCAGCCCAGCAGCGCAACGTCGAGAGGCTGGCCGACGACATCGCCGCAGCCATCGCGGCCGCGCGGGACTGA
- a CDS encoding DsrE family protein has translation MQILLVLSSPDPEIKWNAVRFGNFLLTEGEDVTLFLNGPAVDLYADDSQTFPIAEQAKLFALSEGVLVAUGKCMGIHGVDASEHVTMSNMKFLYEQVQKADRILNF, from the coding sequence ATGCAAATACTTCTCGTCCTGTCCAGCCCGGACCCGGAGATCAAATGGAACGCCGTCAGGTTCGGCAACTTTCTGCTGACAGAGGGTGAAGACGTGACCCTGTTTCTGAACGGCCCGGCCGTGGACCTCTACGCCGACGACAGCCAGACCTTCCCCATCGCCGAACAGGCCAAGCTCTTCGCCCTGAGCGAGGGCGTGCTCGTCGCCTGAGGCAAGTGCATGGGCATCCACGGTGTGGATGCGAGCGAACACGTGACCATGTCGAACATGAAGTTTCTGTACGAACAGGTGCAGAAGGCCGACAGGATACTCAACTTCTAG
- a CDS encoding DUF4410 domain-containing protein: MKLVSIVILALALAGCSAGVKRPQVSEVGRPCLSERDQVSSVSVSLTEEAKKKALDNLKFNPDELLSHVKRGLEANNLLNPSGDLSRPHLEVLVKDMRVRSNFSAVMWGFMAGADSITADIVLEDEAGKELDRFEVSASYALGGLAGGQDSARMSWLYEKFAEETVKELSRQQ, translated from the coding sequence ATGAAACTCGTCTCCATCGTCATCCTGGCGCTCGCCCTTGCCGGCTGCTCGGCGGGAGTCAAACGGCCGCAGGTTTCCGAGGTCGGTCGCCCCTGTCTCTCGGAACGGGACCAGGTTTCTTCGGTATCCGTATCGCTGACCGAGGAGGCCAAAAAGAAGGCTCTGGACAACCTCAAGTTCAATCCCGACGAACTGCTCAGCCACGTGAAGCGGGGCCTGGAGGCCAACAACCTGCTGAATCCCTCCGGCGACCTGTCGCGCCCCCACCTTGAAGTGCTGGTCAAGGACATGCGCGTGCGCTCCAACTTTTCCGCCGTCATGTGGGGGTTCATGGCTGGTGCGGATTCCATCACGGCCGACATCGTGCTCGAGGACGAAGCGGGCAAGGAACTCGACCGCTTCGAGGTTTCGGCATCCTACGCTCTGGGCGGCCTGGCCGGCGGCCAGGACAGTGCGCGGATGAGCTGGTTGTATGAGAAGTTCGCGGAGGAGACGGTCAAGGAATTGAGCCGGCAGCAGTGA